TAAAATTGAGCAAGtgacaatttctttaaaatagaGAGATGTAGGTATAAAAGAgttcaaagataaaaaaaaataatatgtaacatTGTGATATAAATGAGGTTGAAGATGAAACcctctttttctttaaatgtaaAACTAATAAATCTTTAGGTAATCAGTTTGAAAAAGATATAGATATTATATGTCCATAATACTTTAAATTGTCTGAAAAAGATAGTCTAGATTACAATCACTtctatcttcatttgatattatggAGCTTACTGTAccgttcatcatgttcattaaaaAAGTCACTTGCCCTATTAAAGGAGAGGAAACAAAAGACCTGCATGAATAATACTGTTATATActactttatatataatgtttaatttgttatgatttctgtatatatattgtttgtgtatgtatttgtattgtatagtttatataccaaaaactaggggtgatctcaggtgctccggaagttaCCATCCTTCTGGTAACTGAATGTTTTCATTAATATGAGCATTAGTTTTAAGACATACGATCTAGATAAGCAAAAAACAAGTGCGACAATTTTGCCTAGGACTGCATCACCTTAAATACACATAGCATATATATCAATGACCAGGAAaaatgaatgtaggacagaaagttcaaggacaaaaagtcacaaataatttgttgacattTGTTTATATAAGAGAAAGatcttgtaatgtttttttttattacatttacatgtatccATTTTAACAGTTTAGCTACAATGTATATTAGCCTTGATTAATgaacatttataagattttaggcataaacaacttttttttattattattgatacaatgtacatgtatttattaagtaaaattcaatttaaaaatttgctttatttataaaagtaaaacacatttttgtttatattaagtGTTTTCTTATTTATGTCACGGAACTGACTTGTGACTTTTTGTCATGACTTTCTGTCCTATAATTTATTCCTTTTCTCACCTATGATTACTCATcgtaattattttataaaatttctttttatgaaccatttctataaatatattcattaatGTGCTGAGTATGTATAGGTAATGTGCCGAGTTTGTATAGGCCAAGTTTGTACTATGCCGAGTTTAACATGTCCCTAGTTTGTAGTGTGCCGAGATGTCCTGTATTCTAACCAAcaatgaaagtaaaaattggtaaGGTTTGTAACAATTAATATTTGAAGAGAATTTaaacaaagtttatttaaagattgaatgtttttttttttttattattcacttataagtattgtttttattgtaGAAAACTGTGATGAAAAAGAAAACTAAGCCAAGGAAAATAACACAGGATGATATACCTGATGAAGATAGCTTTGATTTCATCAGTGATATCGTAGATGATGACAGTGATTATGATTTTCCTGTTGAACTACCAAACAGCTTGTCAGCATTCCAGAATGGCTATAAGAATGAGTCTATAGAATTTCAAAATGGGGAGATTGGGAAGCTATCAAACGAAGAAAGTTCTGAAGGACAAAATGAAAACTTCGTTTCATTAAATGGTGTTAGAGATGAAAGTTTTACTGATGGTGAACCAACGGAAGAGAAAAATGAAGTTCGCAACTTTTCATCACTATCTGAAACTGCTGATTCAAATGATGCTATTCCAAATAGATTTAACATGGACTCAGAATATCAATATGTACTTGAAACTGGAGAAGTACCAAGAGATCAATATGATGCATACGATCAGTTTGGTGAGGCCTGTCTTACATGTAATTTATGCAGTAAAAGATTTTCCACCCCCGGTAATTTGAAGACACATGTTAGAACGCACACTGGTGAAAAGCCATATTACTGTCAATTCTGCAACAAACGGTTTACAACAAAGGGAAATCTTGATGTCCATGTTCGCACACATACTGGAGAACGGCCCTACAAATGTCATTTCTGTGACAAATATTTTTCTACAATTGGTAATAGGCAAGTCCACATGAGAACCCATACACAAGAACGACCATTTACATGCAGTTTATGTCACAAGCCATTCAGCACCAAAGCAAATCTGCACACCCATATGAAAACTCATTCTGGTCGCAGGGACCATGAGTGTACGTTCTGCGGGAAAGCATATACAACATTAGCTAACTTGCAGACTCACATGAGATCCCATAATCCATTTCTGCAATCATTCCTTCCAAACGAATCGTCAAATCCAAGCACAAGTGAAGcagaacaaaatcaaataacaaatggTTCAATGAATCTTGGCATTAATAACTTACTGCCAAATCAAGCTCTTCTTGGAAGCATGAACTTGAATCTTTTTAATCCAGCATTACTTTTACCTATGGGCATGCCACTTGGTATGGGTGGATTCATTCCACCAAATATTCTTATGAACAATGGACAAAATGCCAGTTTAGATTTAACACCAGGAAAGGAGGACAAGAAGACAGAAGGCTCTCAATCCAAACCAAACTTCTCTGCTTCTTCATCCTCTGCAGAGGGTAAAAAAGAGTCATCACTTAAAAGACCATTGGACCAAGAAGAGAGTTTCAGAGCTAAATCATTGAAGCAGGAAAACTCTGGAGACATTCCAAATGGAATTTTGCCAAATTTGGCATTCCTTAACCacataaacatgatgaataatTTTGCATTTTCAGTTTCTAGTCAGAATAATTGATCTTAGCCATTTTAAAAGAATGTTCTTTACTTTCTTGGTAGGTGCGTTTTTTTATTAAGTGacagaaatatataaaaagtttcAATGCATAACAATACTTgtcaatgaaaatttaaaaacccaaaaaaaaaaaggaaaaacaatttATTTGGTAGAATGTTTAAGAAAGCTTTTTTTGTGAGTAGGTATACTTATATTAGCGAAAAAGATAAAGTATTCAGATAATTGTATTTTTACCTTGTACTTATTCATACA
This sequence is a window from Mytilus edulis chromosome 1, xbMytEdul2.2, whole genome shotgun sequence. Protein-coding genes within it:
- the LOC139485902 gene encoding zinc finger protein 333-like, with protein sequence MEKCLGDFFNIPTVSKLKCSLHQKKVMIGLKHFHEFLKNEHDPECGKEYPRKFNVKKELGKHSDSIRINGEIYFSMSALIRYMFHHSNEYNVCRSTVNDIIMGLRVPNLDFEVSDDETKIDDPAEINYEDSICTSDSGPIDIQHKDQQEQAGRKTVMKKKTKPRKITQDDIPDEDSFDFISDIVDDDSDYDFPVELPNSLSAFQNGYKNESIEFQNGEIGKLSNEESSEGQNENFVSLNGVRDESFTDGEPTEEKNEVRNFSSLSETADSNDAIPNRFNMDSEYQYVLETGEVPRDQYDAYDQFGEACLTCNLCSKRFSTPGNLKTHVRTHTGEKPYYCQFCNKRFTTKGNLDVHVRTHTGERPYKCHFCDKYFSTIGNRQVHMRTHTQERPFTCSLCHKPFSTKANLHTHMKTHSGRRDHECTFCGKAYTTLANLQTHMRSHNPFLQSFLPNESSNPSTSEAEQNQITNGSMNLGINNLLPNQALLGSMNLNLFNPALLLPMGMPLGMGGFIPPNILMNNGQNASLDLTPGKEDKKTEGSQSKPNFSASSSSAEGKKESSLKRPLDQEESFRAKSLKQENSGDIPNGILPNLAFLNHINMMNNFAFSVSSQNN